A single Fusarium oxysporum Fo47 chromosome IV, complete sequence DNA region contains:
- a CDS encoding Endoribonuclease L-PSP/chorismate mutase-like protein, whose translation MTSRQNISSGSAFEELIGYSRAVVTGDWVFVSGTTGYDYKTGVISSDVAEQADQTMTNIAAALKDAGASVSEVVRVHYILPDRDDFPKTWPVLKKWFGDVRPAATMIQSSLMKEEMKIEIEVTARIGCGDKKE comes from the exons ATGACTTCCCGTCAGAACATCAGCTCTGGCTCTGCCTTTGAAGAGCTCATCGGATATTCACGAGCTGTCGTGACTGGCGATTGGGTTTTTGTCAGTGGCACGACTGG TTATGATTATAAGACTGGAGTTATTTCGTCAGATGTTGCCGAGCAGGCCGACCAAACTATGACCAACATCGCCGCTGCTCTGAAAGATGCCGGTGCTTCGGTCTCCGAGGTCGTTCGAGTTCACTATATCCTCCCTGACCGCGATGACTTCCCAAAGACTTGGCCagtgttgaagaagtggtTTGGCGATGTTCGTCCTGCTGCAACCATGATCCAGTCCTCattgatgaaggaggagatgaagattgagattgaagtTACTGCGAGAATTGGCTGTGGGGATAAGAAGGAATAG
- a CDS encoding ribosomal protein L11, N-terminal domain-containing protein, whose protein sequence is MSKGRGGVDQIVKLIVGAGQASPSPPVGPALGSKGVKSMDFCKEFNARTAHIITGTPMPCRVTVRPDRSFTFDVRTPHTSWLLLNAVEAPMGKKGKRKGVSKPGHETVGTLSLKHIYEIAKIKQTELRLSGLSLEGLCRSVIYQAKTMGIEVVA, encoded by the exons ATGTCAAAGGGTCGAGGCGGCGTTGATCAAATCGTGAAGCTGATCGTGGGAGCTGGACAGGCTAGTCCTAGTCCCCCTGTTGGTCCTGCTCTCGGTTCCAAGGGTGTAAAGTCTATGGACTTTTGTAAG GAATTCAACGCGCGAACTGCCCATATTATCACTGGAACACCAATGCCATGCCGAGTTACCGTCCGCCCCGACCGATCATTTACCTTTGACGTCCGAACACCGCACACCTCATGGCTTCTCCTTAACGCCGTCGAAGCTCCCATGGGAAAGAAGGGCAAGCGAAAGGGTGTCAGCAAGCCCGGGCATGAGACTGTCGGCACTCTATCCCTGAAGCACATTTATGAAATTGCAAAGATTAAGCAGACTGAGCTCCGACTTTCAGGCCTATCGCTGGAGGGACTTTGCAGATCGGTCATTTATCAAGCGAAGACGATGGGAATTGAAGTGGTGGCTTAG
- a CDS encoding kinase-like domain-containing protein → MSFSNPPQELPRSQGVSEALEPVQKPQESIGDKDDASEDASGVRFSSAVQEISPTQPAAVDPSSSNPEHEEHDQSSPFTEVTADQLKAFTKSLHGRPLQELRLNNCQFEAFSLPPSRVPSHEDESGQSTRLPTPTSATFQSPHTSPQVSTLASPPLTPAGSGQASSDKKGKEVAKTNEPPVITPQASSSHEKASPAPDRRPSAPRAASDHAVRRASSAEEQHQSHRRGMFGVGPGSVPASRESSPSRSSASNFYSKPFTPGGDINDPYAKGRRPAPAAHTTKHSIDPRFIFSRKKKHGSPHGSKSNLNEKRGSSIFGSARNSSEELAPNDSVSTGNLHPGHGSMADLKRFFRKGGHHNKKRESSPAPSIKLGTKAAASKSTQQLPFGDDHGLSSKYGKLGKFLGSGAGGSVRLMKRKDDGTVFAVKEFRARHTYETEKEYNKKVTAEFCVGSTLHHGNIIETLDILQEKGRWYEVMEYAPFDLFAIVMTGRMSREEITCCFLQILNGVTYLHSVGLAHRDLKLDNVVVSSKGIMKIIDFGSAHVFKYPFETDTVPAKGIVGSDPYLAPEVYDSKEYDAVAVDIWSLAIIFCCMTLRRFPWKVPRMTDNSFKLFAADPTPGHDPRKLIVPSKSTNDLTTTPARDFLAEDEIKKHTHHEQKEEATSKEASSTTDSKDSKTQSSGDKKEVIRGPWRILRLLPRESRHIISRMLDLNPKTRARMDEILQEPWVADTVICQQFDHGEVVPADNHTHILEPPANSQQPEKK, encoded by the exons ATGAGTTTTTCAAATCCTCCCCAGGAGCTTCCTCGCTCCCAGGGTGTCTCTG AAGCTTTAGAGCCTGTTCAGAAACCTCAAGAGTCAATTGGAGACAAGGACGATGCATCTGAAGACGCCTCCGGCGTTCGCTTCTCATCCGCCGTTCAGGAGATATCACCTACCCAACCCGCCGCCGTTGACCCGTCATCGTCGAACCCAGAGCATGAAGAGCACGACCAGTCAAGCCCTTTCACCGAAGTTACTGCCGATCAGCTTAAAGCGTTCACAAAGTCTCTCCACGGCCGACCGTTACAAGAATTGCGCTTGAACAACTGCCAATTTGAAGCTTTCTCGCTCCCACCTTCCCGA GTCCCATCGCATGAGGATGAATCCGGACAGTCTACCAGATTGCCCACACCCACCTCTGCCACCTTCCAATCCCCGCATACCAGCCCTCAAGTCTCTACGTTGGCTTCCCCTCCCCTAACTCCCGCGGGATCCGGCCAGGCTAGTTCGGATAAGAAGGGTAAGGAAGTGGCCAAGACGAATGAACCCCCGGTTATCACCCCACAGGCATCGTCATCTCATGAAAAGGCTTCACCAGCTCCCGATAGAAGACCTTCAGCtcctcgagctgcttccgATCATGCGGTCCGTAGGGCTTCTTCCGCTGAAGAGCAGCACCAGTCCCATCGTCGAGGCATGTTTGGAGTAGGACCTGGTTCTGTGCCTGCTTCCCGAGAATCTAGTCCGTCCCGAAGCTCAGCGTCAAACTTCTACTCTAAGCCATTTACTCCTGGCGGTGACATCAACGATCCCTACGCCAAAGGCCGACGACCTGCACCAGCAGCACATACAACAAAGCACTCAATCGACCCCAGGTTCATCTTCTcgcgcaagaagaagcatggCTCTCCCCACGGGTCCAAGTCAAATCTGAACGAGAAGCGCGGATCGTCAATCTTTGGTAGTGCAAGGAACAGTAGTGAAGAGCTTGCACCGAATGATAGCGTCTCGACTGGCAATCTTCACCCCGGACACGGCTCAATGGCAGATTTAAAACGATTTTTCCGCAAGGGCGGACACCacaacaagaagagagagTCGTCACCAGCACCATCGATCAAGCTCGGCACGAAAGCTGCAGCTTCCAAATCGACCCAGCAATTGCCTTTTGGAGATGATCATGGGTTGTCTTCCAAGTACGGTAAGCTCGGAAAATTTCTGGGCTCCGGCGCGGGTGGCTCGGTGAGACTGATGAAGCGCAAGGACGACGGTACCGTATTTGCAGTCAAGGAGTTCCGTGCAAGACACACATACGAAACCGAAAAAGAGTACAACAAGAAAGTGACAGCCGAATTTTGCGTTGGATCGACCCTTCACCACGGCAACATCATCGAAACGTTGGACATTCTTCAAGAAAAGGGGCGTTGGTATGAAGTGATGGAATATGCGCCGTTTGATCTCTTTGCAATCGTTATGACCGGTCGGATGTCCCGGGAAGAGATAACGTGCTGCTTCCTGCAAATCCTCAATGGCGTGACTTATCTGCATAGCGTGGGCCTTGCCCACCGCGATCTGAAGCTGGATAATGTGGTGGTGAGCTCCAAGGGTATCATGAAGATCATCGATTTTGGCAGTGCCCACGTCTTCAAATACCCATTTGAGACAGACACTGTACCCGCAAAAG GTATTGTCGGCTCTGACCCTTATCTCGCACCCGAGGTTTACGACTCTAAGGAGTACGACGCAGTAGCTGTGGATATCTGGTCTTTGGCTATCATTTTCTGCTGCATGACTCTTCGACGTTTCCCATGGAAGGTCCCACGAATGACAGATAACTCCTTCAAGTTGTTCGCGGCGGACCCGACTCCAGGACACGACCCCAGGAAGCTAATTGTACCCTCAAAGTCAACGAATGATTTGACCACCACGCCAGCGCGAGACTTTTTggctgaggatgagataaAGAAACATACTCATCATGAGCAAAAAGAAGAGGCAACCTCAAAAGAGGCCAGCTCGACGACCGACTCGAAGGACTCTAAGACACAGTCGAGTGGTGATAAGAAAGAAGTCATCCGTGGCCCATGGCGTATTTTGCGTCTGCTGCCTAGGGAAAGCAGACACATCATTAGCAGAATGCTTGATCTTAACCCCAAGACTCGTGCCCGAATGGATGAGATTCTTCAGGAGCCATGGGTTGCAGATACAGTCATTTGCCAACAATTTGACCACGGTGAGGTTGTCCCAGCTGACAATCACACTCATATCTTGGAACCGCCAGCCAACTCGCAACAACCGGAGAAGAAGTGA
- a CDS encoding chaperonin 10-like protein gives MATSIKSIRALAPLLDRVLVQRIKAETKTASGIFLPESSVEKLNEAKVLAVGPGAMDKKGNRLPMGVAVGDRVLIPQFGGSPVKAGEEEFQLFRDSEILAKINE, from the exons ATG GCCACCTCCATTAAGTCTATCCGAGCTCTCGCTCCTCTCCTTGACCGTGTTCTCGTCCAGCGCATCAAGGCCGAGACCAAGACCGCCAGCGGCATCTTCCTGCCCGAGTCCagtgttgagaagctcaacgagGCCAAGGTCCTCGCCGTCGGCCCCGGTGCCATGGACAAGAAGGGTAACCGACTACCCATGGGCGTTGCCGTTGGTGACCGTGTTCTGATCCCTCAATTCGGCGGTTCCCCCGTCAAGGCCGGCGAGGAGGAGTTCCAGCTCTTCCGCGACAGCGA GATCCtggccaagatcaacgaATAA
- a CDS encoding glycosyl hydrolase family 61-domain-containing protein: protein MKLLATVLGLATAANAHTLFTTLFIDGENQGDGTCVRQPKDASKANSPIYPITGGVMACGENGDKPVKFTCPAPGGAQLTFQFRESPSYSHPGAIAEGHKGPCSVYMKKVDDMNSDSAAGDGWFKVWEDGYNVKEDKWCTDTLRSNGGLLSVDLPTGLPAGYYLVRPEVLALHNAPSGDPQFYHSCAQIFIENGPEGPLEIPEKYEVSIPGYVDKKDPGVTYNIYSDKGEYPIPGPEVWNPTSKETGTKQTQKDGLVPKDCLAKNANWCGKPLAKYSGQDNCWAAAKKCWDIVGDCWDNAPPTGGKGCDTWNDYCKEINAACKAKDFEGPPNFTGKEYFAEAPGPIPAPYGDFEGSDLATDGKNSNSNDKPASKETYAAPSKTSQAAAATTEASKPAENTEATQETATRKWDKYEKNTKYKDTPVIKYPMPVQTSEPTQEGSSGLKVSEDGRCGGETGQTCEGSKFGDCCSRGGKCGRKAKQSESSRGSVDHVQRGHLEASMRNQLNYSYDALY from the exons ATGAAGCTTCTTGCTACTGTTCTCGGCCTCGCTACTGCTGCGAATGCCCACACCCTCTTCACTACTCTTTTCATCGATGGCGAGAACCAGGGCGACGGTACCTGTGTTCGTCAGCCTAAGGATGCCTCCAAGGCCAACAGCCCCATCTACCCCATTACTGGAGGTGTCATGGCCTGCG GTGAAAATGGTGACAAGCCAGTCAAGTTCACCTGCCCGGCTCCCGGCGGTGCTCAACTGACCTTCCAATTCCGTGAATCCCCCAGCTACTCCCACCCTGGTGCCATTGCCGAAGGTCACAAAGGCCCTTGCTCCGTCTACATGAAGAAGGTCGATGATATGAACTCGGactctgctgctggtgacGGTTGGTTCAAGGTCTGGGAAGATGGCTACAACGTCAAGGAGGACAAGTGGTGTACCGACACTCTCCGATCCAACGGTGGTCTTCTTTCAGTTGACCTCCCCACTGGTCTCCCTGCCGGTTACTACCTCGTCCGCCCCGAGGTCCTGGCCCTCCACAACGCTCCCTCAGGTGACCCTCAGTTCTACCACAGCTGTGCCCAGATCTTCATCGAAAATGGTCCTGAAGGTCCTCTTGAGATCCCTGAGAAGTACGAGGTCAGCATTCCAGGCTAtgttgacaagaaggacCCCGGTGTCACCTACAACATCTACAGCGACAAGGGTGAATACCCTATTCCTGGACCTGAGGTTTGGAACCCTACCTCTAAAGAGACTGGCACCAAGCAGACCCAGAAGGATGGTCTTGTCCCCAAGGACTGCCTTGCCAAGAACGCCAACTGGTGCGGCAAGCCTCTTGCGAAGTACTCCGGACAAGACAACTGCTGGGCTGCGGCCAAGAAGTGCTGGGATATTGTTGGTGACTGCTGGGACAACGCTCCCCCTACTGGCGGTAAGGGTTGTGATACCTGGAATGACTACTGCAAGGAGATCAACGCCGCTTGCAAAGCCAAGGACTTTGAGGGACCTCCTAACTTCACTGGCAAGGAGTACTTTGCCGAGGCTCCTGGTCCTATTCCTGCTCCCTATGGCGACTTTGAGGGTAGTGATCTAGCCACCGATGGCAAgaactccaactccaacgACAAGCCTGCTAGCAAGGAGACCTACGCTGCTCCATCAAAGACATCTCAGGCTGCCGCCGCTACGACTGAGGCCTCGAAGCCCGCTGAGAATACTGAGGCTACCCAAGAGACAGCGACCCGCAAGTGGGACAAGTATGAGAAGAACACCAAGTACAAGGACACTCCTGTTATCAAGTACCCCATGCCAGTTCAGACAAGCGAACCTACCCAAGAGGGAAGCTCTGGACTCAAGGTTTCTGAGGACGGCCGCTGCGGCGGTGAGACTGGACAAACTTGTGAGGGCAGCAAGTTTGGTGACTGCTGCTCTCGCGGAGGCAAATGTGGTCGCAAGGCCAAGCAGT CTGAAAGTTCACGTGGCTCGGTTGACCATGTTCAACGAGGTCATTTGGAAGCATCTATGAGAAATCAATTAAATTACTCTTATGACGCACTTTATTGA
- a CDS encoding ras family-domain-containing protein, which yields MSSNRNYDFLIKLLLIGDSGVGKSCCLLRFSEDSFTPSFITTIGIDFKIRTIELDGKRVKLQIWDTAGQERFRTITTAYYRGAMGILLVYDVTDERSFNNIRTWFQNVEQHATEGVNKILIGNKCDWEEKRVVSTEQGQALADELGIPFLEVSAKSNINIDKAFYSLAADIKKRLIDNSKNDQPSASGVNVGDKSEGGGSKCC from the exons ATGTCGAGTAATCGTAACTATGATTTCCTG ATTAAGCTGCTCCTGATAGGCGACTCCGGCGTCGGCAAGTCGTGCTGTCTGCTGCGATTCAGCGAAGACTCCTTCACCCCTTCATTTATCACCACTATCGGTATCGACTTCAAGATCAGAACTATTGAGCTCGATGGAAAGCGCGTCAAGCTGCAGATCTGGGATACCGCCGGTCAGGAGCGTTTCCGCACCATCACCACCGCCTATTACCGTGGTGCCATGGGAATCCTCCTTGTCTACGACGTCACCGACGAGCGCTCATTCAACA ACATCCGAACTTGGTTCCAAAACGTCGAGCAACATGCTACCGAGGGTGTCAACAAGATTCTAATTGGCAACAAGTGCGACTGGGAGGAGAAGCGAGTTGTTTCCACCGAGCAAGGCCAAGCCCTCGCCGACGAGCTGGGCATTCCCTTCCTCGAGGTCTCCGCCAAGAGCAACATCAATATCGACAAGGCCTTCTACAGCCTAGCCGCAGACATCAAGAAGCGACTTATCGACAACTCCAAGAACGACCAACCCTCAGCGAGCGGTGTCAACGTCGGCGATAAGAGCGAAGGCGGCGGCAGCAAGTGCTGCTAA
- a CDS encoding P-loop containing nucleoside triphosphate hydrolase protein → MLAKSVDAKVRPLANTSLEKSSLLGAARIYVSKDTLLSLNGNLENGKHCVVTRLESAANKEDVPQEELQREASLWILPEKNLSPNVVMMTRAFQEATGFRIGDAVRITIAGTTPEAEEVVVQDVTERTDKAAAEFDRMERLDTDAKYPFSWENSLASAFDRADLIFPGMVVEAMHTCKARRNFEVVSVNSQTNSVAKFSHKSTTIIITDADSTITDSNAQDRGDLVVTGVPGMSKQINTLNEFLLLITQPCNVKGDKMSAAFVIHGGSGTGKTFILKRIAATKWGRVHWIKPSDKIASIRETFKLAQSQQPSIVLMDNFESLISKDRSNRDTVIETIGEELDALAEISQSKNAYIQVVVIATCSDFYTDIPEELRSSTRFLEHTPLPIPRTHERQEILEYLEPPIKGDKQALLLELAQMTHAYSPKDLSILIQTAVRGRKSQLLKAGVGPGEEGFLEKSDLERARKAVRPTAMRDINLNPPTIHWQDVGGQDILKKALNRMIKYTKNPEHSLRPPPKGLLLYGPPGCSKTLSAQAAATESGFNFFAVKGAELLNMYVGESERAVRTLFERARNASPSIIFFDEIDSIGGQRSGSGSATRSTGSVNMLTTLLTEMDGFEALSGVLILAATNRPEAMDPALMRPGRFDQVLYVGPPDGAAREAIFNVHLRGLPLASDVDIADLSRLAEGYSGAEIKSICDQTCMLVQERYDDDRTANKLEMTMADLTAVLEKTPRNITKQMIDGYEKWSRQFKKV, encoded by the exons ATGCTTGCGAAAAGTGTCGACGCAAAGGTTAGGCCTTTGGCCAATACAAGCCTCGAAAAGTCGAGTCTTCTGGGTGCCGCTCGTATCTATGTCAGCAAAGATACTCTTCTGTCCTTGAATGGAAATCTAGAAAACGGAAAACACTGCGTTGTCACACGGTTAGAATCTGCCGCCAACAAGGAAGATGTTCCCCAAGAAGAACTCCAGCGAGAGGCCTCGCTATGGATCCTCCCAGAGAAGAACCTCAGCCCAAATGTCGTTATGATGACGAGGGCATTCCAAGAAGCTACAGGTTTCAGAATCGGTGATGCTGTTAGGATCACAATTGCAGGCACAACACCAGAGGCAGAAGAAGTGGTTGTACAGGATGTCACTGAAAGAACAGACAAGGCAGCCGCCGAGTTCGACAGGATGGAGAGATTAGACACAGACGCAAAGTATCCTTTCTCTTGGGAGAATTCACTTGCATCTGCCTTTG ATCGTGCTGATCTTATCTTCCCTGGAATGGTTGTGGAAGCAATGCACACTTGCAAGGCACGCCGAAACTTCGAGGTCGTTTCCGTAAACTCGCAGACCAATAGCGTTGCAAAGTTCAGCCATAAATCAACGACCATAATCATCACTGATGCCGATTCAACAATCACTGACTCAAACGCCCAAGACCGTGGCGATTTGGTCGTGACTGGTGTACCTGGAATGTCAAAACAGATCAACACATTGAATGAATTCCTGCTCCTCATCACTCAGCCATGCAATGTCAAAGGAGATAAGATGTCGGCTGCTTTTGTTATCCACGGTGGCTCCGGCACTGGCAAGACTTTCATTTTAAAACGCATCGCGGCAACGAAATGGGGCAGAGTGCATTGGATCAAGCCCTCGGACAAGATCGCGAGTATCAGGGAAACCTTCAAGCTTGCACAGAGTCAGCAGCCGAGCATCGTTTTGATGGATAATTTTGAGTCTCTAATCAGCAAGGATCGCTCAAATCGTGATACCGTCATCGAAACAATAGGCGAAGAACTGGATGCTTTGGCCGAAATCTCACAATCGAAAAACGCTTACATTCAAGTCGTGGTGATCGCGACCTGCTCCGATTTCTATACTGATATCCCCGAAGAATTGCGGTCGTCCACTCGCTTCCTTGAACACACCCCTCTACCTATTCCCAGAACCCATGAGCGTCAAGAGATACTTGAGTACCTTGAGCCACCGATCAAAGGCGACAAACAAGCACTTCTCTTGGAATTGGCACAAATGACACATGCATACAGCCCCAAGGATCTCAGCATCTTGATCCAAACCGCTGTCCGTGGCCGCAAAAGCCAGCTGCTCAAGGCAGGTGTCGGTCCCGGCGAGGAGGGTTTCTTGGAAAAGTCTGATCTAGAACGAGCGAGAAAGGCAGTTCGTCCCACGGCTATGCGCgacatcaatctcaaccCTCCTACAATTCATTGGCAGGATGTTGGTGGTCAAGATATACTAAAAAAGGCACTCAACCGAATGATCAAGTATACAAAG AACCCAGAACACTCTCTTCGGCCCCCTCCCAAAGGCCTTTTGCTCTACGGGCCTCCTGGTTGCTCGAAAACTCTCTCAGCTCAAGCAGCCGCAACAGAGTCAGGCTTTAACTTCTTTGCCGTCAAGGGTGCCGAGCTTCTTAACATGTACGTCGGCGAGTCTGAGCGGGCTGTGCGTACTCTTTTTGAACGTGCTCGCAATGCTTCTCCGTctatcatcttcttcgacgaGATCGACTCTATCGGTGGGCAGCGTTCAGGCAGTGGCTCCGCTACCCGTAGCACTGGCTCTGTCAATATGCTCACAACCCTTCTCACTGAAATGGACGGTTTCGAGGCTCTCTCAGGGGTACTTATCCTCGCAGCTACCAATCGACCTGAGGCCATGGACCCAGCATTAATGCGGCCGGGCCGATTCGATCAAGTCCTGTACGTTGGCCCTCCTGACGGGGCCGCACGAGAGGCTATTTTCAATGTGCATCTCCGCGGCCTACCACTTGCATCAGATGTCGATATCGCAGATCTTTCTCGACTCGCTGAAGGCTATTCCGGAGCCGAGATCAAGTCTATATGCGATCAGACCTGCATGCTTGTTCAGGAGCGTTATGACGATGATAGAACGGCCAACAAGCTCGAAATGACCATGGCCGATTTAACAGCTGTTCTTGAGAAAACACCACGGAATATCACAAAGCAGATGATTGATGGGTATGAAAAGTGGTCAAGGCAGTTCAAAAAGGTGTAG